The following is a genomic window from Burkholderia oklahomensis C6786.
GCCCGATGCCGTGCTCGTCGCGAACAAGCATCGCGTGCAGGACGTGAAGACCGTCGTCGCGCGCCTGAAGTCCGGGCAGCACGAGCAGGTGCGCGATCACCGCAAGGTGCGGCGCCCGTGGGGCTACTACGATTCGATCGATCGCGGCGAGCGCTTCCAGGTGAAGCGGATCGTCGTCGATCCGGGCAAGCAGCTGTCGCTGCAGATGCACTATCACCGCGCCGAGCACTGGATCGTCGTGCGCGGCACCGCGAAGGTCACGCGCGGCGACGAAACGTTCCTGCTGAGCGAGAACGAATCGACGTACATCGCGGTCGGCGCCGTTCACCGCCTGGAGAACCCGGGCAAGATTCCGCTCGAGATCATCGAGGTTCAATCGGGCGATTATCTCGGCGAAGACGACATCGTCCGCTTCGACGACCTTTATGGCCGCGCGAGCGCGCAATCCGCGCCCGATGCGGCGAAGCCGGCCGCGACCGGGCTCGAGCCATCCGCCGAGCCCGCCCGCGCGCTCGGCGAGCACTGAGAAACGCGGGCGGATCCGCCCGCGTCGTTTCGCATGAAAGTACTCGTCATCAACGATTTCGCCCGCAAGGGCGGCGCCGAAGAGGTCTACCGGACATCGGTCGACGTGTTGCGTGCGCAGCCGGGCGTCGAAGTCGCGACGTTCGACGAGAGCGCGTTCGACGGCGCATCGAACGGCGCGGCGCGCGCATGGAACGCGCCCGCCGCGCGCGCGCTCGCGGCCGTGCTCGAACGCGAGGCGCCGCAACGCGTGCTCGTGCACAACTATCACAACCTGCTGTCGCCTTCCGTCGTGCCGGCGATCGCGCGCTACAAGCGGCGCGCCGGCTGCCGCGTGTACCTCACGTGCCACGACTATCACCTCGTCTTCTACAACCCGAACCTGCTGACCTATCCGGGCGGACGCGCGACGCCGCTGCCGCTCGGCGCGCTCGCGCGCGGCACGCGGCTCTTCGAGCGCGCGAGCCCGCGCGGCGCGCTGCACGACGCGATCAAGAAGCTGCATTGGCATGCGATCGACGCGCTCGTGCAGCCGGCCGACGTGTTCGACCTGCTGCTCTGCCCGAGCCCGTACATGCGCGACGCGCTCGCGCAGCGCGGGTTCACGCGCACCGCGCTGCTGCACAACCCGGTCAGCACCGCGCTCACGCCGCGCGAACCGAAATGCGTGAATCGCGAAAAGCTCGACCTCGCGTTCGTCGGCCGCATCGATCCCGAAAAAGGGCTCGACGAATTCCTCGAGCTCGCGCGCGCGTCGCGCTTCGAGCGCATCGCGAGCATGACCGTATACGGCGACGGCGGCCAGCGCGCGGCGCTCGAACGCAAATACGCGGACCTGATCGCCGCGGGACAGCTGCGCTTCGCCGGCCGCCTCGATCACGCGCAGCTCTTCGTCGCGCTGCGCGGGCACGACGCGCTCGTGCTGCCGTCGGTGTGGGCGGAGAACGCGCCGCTCGTGATCGTCGAGGCGGCGATGATCGGGCTGCCGGTGCTCGTCCACGACATCGGCAGCCTGTCGAGCTTCGGCAACGAGATCGGCAACAAGATCCGCTACGCGAGCGACGAGACGAGCCTCGCGCACGCGCTCGACGCGCTGCGCGCGCATCTGCGCGATCCGCGGCGTCGCTACGACTGGTCGTTCTACACGCGCCAGCATTACGCCGAACGGCTGACCGCGTTGCTGCAACTGAGCGCCGACGAAATCCGGGAACTCGCGCCGCAATGCGATTGATCGATCCGGTTCACTCCGTCGCGTGCGCCGCGAGCGCACGCGTCAAGATGTCGCCCGTGCGACGCGAAGGCCACGCATGACGACCGTCCGCAAGAACTTTCTGCTGCTGATGACGCTGCAGATCTCGACCTATGTCGTGCCGCTCGTCACGCTGCCGCTCCTCACGCGCGTGCTCGGGCCGGAAGCCTACGGACAGTTGTCGCTCGTGCTCGCCGTCATCACGTATTTCATCAATTTCACGAACTACAGCTTCGATCTGACCGCGACGCCGCGCGTCGCGCTCGCGCGCGACGATCTCGCCGCGCGTTCGCGGATCTTCTGGGCGACCTTCGCCGCGCAGGCCGCGATCACGGTGGCCGGCTTCGCGATTCTGCTCGCGCTCACGTTCGCGATCGACCGCTTCGCGCTCGATCGCACGCTGCTCGTCATCGGCTTCGGGATGACGGTCGGCGCCGCGCTCACGCCCGGCTGGTATTTCCAGGGCATCCAGAAGCTGCGCATCTACAGCATCACGCTGTTCGCGTGCCGCGCCCTCAGCGTGCCCGCGATGTATCTGCTCGTGCGCTCGCCCGCCGACCTGATCGACGCAGTCGCGATCAACGCCGCCGTGCCGCTCGTCTGCGGCGCGCTCGTGTTCGGCTATCTGATCGTGCAGCGCGAAGTCGAATTCGTGCGCATCGGCGTCGCCGACGTCGCCGCGTCGCTCAAGGGCGGCTGGCAGGTGTTTCTCGCGTCGACGTCGGTCGCGTTCTACGCGTCGACGAACACCGTGCTGCTCGGTTTCGTGTCGGGCAACGTCGCGGCGGGCTACTTCGCGGCCGGCGACAAGCTGATCCGCTCGGCGATCAGCCTGCTGCAGCCGTTGAAGGCCGCCGCATATCCGCACGTCAGCTACCTGATGCATCACGCGCGCGAAGACGCGATGTCGTTCCTGCGCAAGCTGCTCGTCGTGCAGGGCGCGATGGTGCTCGCGATCTCGCTGACGATCTTCGCGCTCGCGCCGCTTGCCGTGCATGTCCTGTACGGCCCGACCTACGAGCCGACCGTCGGCGTGCTGCGCTGCATGGCGTTCATTCCGTTCATGGCCGGCATGACCGATCTGTTCGGCGTGCAGACGATGCTGCCGCTCGGCATGAAGACCGTGTTCAGCCGCGTGCTGATTTCCTCCGGCGTGCTGAACGTCGCGCTGCTGCCGATCCTCGCGAAGCTCTTCGCCGAGCAGGGCGCGGCCGCCGCGGTGCTGATCGCCGAGACCGCGGTCGCCGCGACGCTCGCGTACGTGCTGTACCGGCGCCGCGTGTCGATCTTCGCGCGCCCGGCGCCGCGGCCCGCCGCGGACGGCTGACGGATGGCGGTCCTCGGCGCGGCATGCGGCGCCGGCGTCCGTTCACGCGAACGACGGACGTGCGAACGTGCGTTGCCGGTCGCAATGACGGCCCTCTAAGGACACGCCGCCTCGCTCCACGGCACGGGCCGGCCGATGTAATAGCCCTGCGCATAGTCGACGCCGAGCGCGGTGAGCTTTTGCAGCGTCGCCGCACTGTCGACGAACTCGGCGATCGTCTTGCAGTTCATCGCGTGACCGATGTCGTTGATCGACGCGACGATGTCGAGGCTCGCGGCATCGTTCGCGATGTCCGCCACGAAGCTGCCGTCGATCTTCAGATACTCGACCGGCAGTTGCTTCAGATAGCTGAACGACGCCATTCCCGCACCGAAATCGTCGAGCGCGAACCGGCAGCCGAGCGCTTTCAGTTCGTGCATGAAGCGCAGCGCGCCGGCCAGGTTCGCGATCGCGGCCGTCTCGGTGATCTCGAAGCAGATCAGCGCGGGCGCGACGCCCGTCCGAACGAACTGGTCGAGCACGTAGTCGAGAAAGCGTTCGTCGCCGATCGACATCCCGGACAGATTGATCGCGTATTCGGTAAAACGCCGGTACGGCGTGCGCGCGAGCGCGTCGAGCACGGTGCGCACGACCCAGCGATCGATGTCGGTCACGAGCCCGTAGCGCTCCGCCGCGCGAATGAAGAGGCCGGGCGGCGCAATGCCTTCGCGCTCGCCGAGCGTTCCCATCCGCAGCAGCAGCTCGCCGCGGCTTGCATGCTGCAAGCCGGTCGCGCCGTGCGTCGCCGTATCGATGATCGGCTGCACGTATAGGCAGAAATCGTCGAATTCGAGCGCTTGCCGCACGCGCGCGCACCACGATACGTCGCTGATGTGATGCGCGAGCTCGCGATCGAGCGGATCGGCAAGCTGCACGCGATTGCGTCCGCGCGCTTTCGCGACGTCGCACGCGATGCCCGCGAGGCGCACCGCATCGTCGACGCGCCGCGCGCGTTCGGGCGTGCCGAGCAGCGCGACGCCGACGCTCGCCGTCACCGAGAACGGCTGGCCGTCCCAGACGAACACGAAGCCGTCGACGCTCGCGCGCAGCCGCTCCGCCGCGCAAACGGCCGCCGCTTCGTCGCACGCGTCGAGCAGCACGCAGAATTCGTCGCCGCCGAGCCGGGCGACGACGTCGGCCGACGCCGCGCACGCGACGAGGCGCGCGGCGAGCGCGGCGAGCATCGCGTCGCCCGCCCCATAGCCGCACGTGTCGTTGACGATCCGGAAGCGATCGAGATCGACGAACAGCAGCGCGAC
Proteins encoded in this region:
- a CDS encoding glycosyltransferase family 4 protein, producing the protein MKVLVINDFARKGGAEEVYRTSVDVLRAQPGVEVATFDESAFDGASNGAARAWNAPAARALAAVLEREAPQRVLVHNYHNLLSPSVVPAIARYKRRAGCRVYLTCHDYHLVFYNPNLLTYPGGRATPLPLGALARGTRLFERASPRGALHDAIKKLHWHAIDALVQPADVFDLLLCPSPYMRDALAQRGFTRTALLHNPVSTALTPREPKCVNREKLDLAFVGRIDPEKGLDEFLELARASRFERIASMTVYGDGGQRAALERKYADLIAAGQLRFAGRLDHAQLFVALRGHDALVLPSVWAENAPLVIVEAAMIGLPVLVHDIGSLSSFGNEIGNKIRYASDETSLAHALDALRAHLRDPRRRYDWSFYTRQHYAERLTALLQLSADEIRELAPQCD
- a CDS encoding flippase — its product is MTTVRKNFLLLMTLQISTYVVPLVTLPLLTRVLGPEAYGQLSLVLAVITYFINFTNYSFDLTATPRVALARDDLAARSRIFWATFAAQAAITVAGFAILLALTFAIDRFALDRTLLVIGFGMTVGAALTPGWYFQGIQKLRIYSITLFACRALSVPAMYLLVRSPADLIDAVAINAAVPLVCGALVFGYLIVQREVEFVRIGVADVAASLKGGWQVFLASTSVAFYASTNTVLLGFVSGNVAAGYFAAGDKLIRSAISLLQPLKAAAYPHVSYLMHHAREDAMSFLRKLLVVQGAMVLAISLTIFALAPLAVHVLYGPTYEPTVGVLRCMAFIPFMAGMTDLFGVQTMLPLGMKTVFSRVLISSGVLNVALLPILAKLFAEQGAAAAVLIAETAVAATLAYVLYRRRVSIFARPAPRPAADG